The following are encoded together in the Rhizobium sp. SSA_523 genome:
- a CDS encoding carbohydrate ABC transporter permease: MSQVTASGPQSFFTGKPLRLIAASILLVNGMFPALWILFTSLKTEAELTVKPITWFPHAPTVANYMQAFSDQPLHIFLFNSFMVALLSTCTTLLVAVLAAYAIARLNLRYRGLILSAIIAVSTFPLVTLLVPLFEIMRTLNLLNTWIALILPYTVLSLPVCTLMLVSFFEGIPRDLENAAMIDGCTRLGALFKVVVPLCAPGVFTAGILAFVNAWDEFLLALSFNSNPALRTLPVGIQLYQGEFAFPWPVISAALVVGIVPVAILIVIFQERVVSGLTAGGIKG; the protein is encoded by the coding sequence ATGAGCCAGGTAACAGCCTCCGGCCCCCAATCCTTCTTCACCGGCAAGCCGCTGCGCCTGATTGCGGCATCCATACTGCTGGTGAACGGCATGTTTCCCGCACTTTGGATCCTCTTCACCTCGCTGAAGACGGAAGCCGAGCTGACGGTCAAGCCGATCACCTGGTTCCCGCATGCGCCGACGGTTGCCAACTATATGCAGGCCTTTTCCGATCAGCCGCTGCACATCTTCCTGTTCAACAGCTTCATGGTGGCGCTGCTCTCGACCTGCACGACGCTTCTGGTGGCCGTCCTTGCGGCTTACGCCATTGCAAGGCTAAACCTGCGCTATCGCGGCCTGATCCTGTCGGCAATCATCGCCGTCTCGACCTTTCCGCTCGTCACGCTCTTGGTTCCGCTGTTCGAGATCATGCGGACGCTGAACCTTCTCAACACCTGGATCGCCTTGATCCTGCCCTATACCGTCCTGTCGCTGCCGGTCTGCACCTTGATGCTGGTATCCTTCTTCGAGGGCATTCCGCGAGACCTTGAGAACGCCGCGATGATCGACGGCTGCACGCGCCTTGGCGCCTTGTTCAAGGTTGTCGTTCCGCTTTGTGCGCCGGGCGTTTTCACCGCCGGCATTCTCGCCTTCGTCAATGCCTGGGACGAATTCCTGCTGGCCCTGTCCTTCAATTCCAATCCGGCTTTGCGCACCCTGCCCGTCGGCATCCAGCTCTACCAGGGCGAATTCGCCTTCCCCTGGCCCGTCATTTCCGCCGCTCTGGTGGTGGGCATCGTGCCTGTCGCCATCCTGATCGTGATCTTTCAGGAGCGTGTCGTCTCCGGCCTCACGGCGGGCGGCATCAAGGGATAA
- a CDS encoding carbohydrate ABC transporter permease produces MTPSTLSITDRIEKQPPAWSRWLDLSDRALAVLLLAPTAILLLLIIVYPVLRLGYTSFFSLSLTSGLPAEFVGLENYELMFTDPVFWETTWNTVLITLITVPGALVVGMALALLANLPFRTQWPVRLSLLIPWALPLSFAGLIFAWFFHSEYGVVNDVLARFGIEGVIWFNSPNLAFAAICLTIIWKTSSFMALIILAGLQTIPRSLYEAADVDGAGRIRQFFEITLPLLKPAIVVALIFRTITALQTFDIPYMMTGGGPGTSTATLAMYIHQNTVSFLDLGYGSALAVVMFVLSMCVTVVYLRIIRTKD; encoded by the coding sequence GTGACACCCTCAACACTTTCCATCACCGACAGGATCGAGAAGCAGCCGCCGGCATGGTCCCGCTGGCTGGACCTGAGCGATCGGGCGCTTGCAGTCCTCCTCCTGGCGCCGACGGCGATCCTGCTCTTGCTGATCATCGTCTATCCGGTGCTGCGGCTCGGCTATACAAGCTTCTTTTCGCTGTCGCTGACCTCCGGGCTGCCGGCGGAATTCGTCGGCTTGGAAAACTACGAGCTGATGTTTACCGATCCCGTCTTCTGGGAAACGACCTGGAACACGGTTCTCATCACCCTCATCACGGTGCCCGGAGCTCTTGTTGTCGGCATGGCCCTGGCGCTGCTTGCCAATCTGCCGTTTCGCACGCAATGGCCGGTGCGCCTGTCGCTGCTGATCCCCTGGGCGCTTCCTTTGTCCTTTGCCGGCCTGATTTTCGCATGGTTCTTCCATTCCGAATATGGCGTGGTCAATGATGTGCTTGCAAGGTTCGGCATCGAGGGGGTGATCTGGTTCAACTCGCCCAACCTGGCTTTCGCGGCGATCTGTCTGACCATCATCTGGAAGACCTCGTCCTTCATGGCCCTGATCATCCTGGCCGGCCTGCAGACCATCCCCCGCTCGCTCTACGAAGCGGCCGATGTGGACGGCGCCGGACGCATTCGCCAGTTTTTCGAAATCACGCTGCCGCTCCTGAAGCCGGCCATCGTCGTGGCCCTGATCTTCCGCACCATCACCGCCCTGCAGACCTTTGACATTCCCTACATGATGACCGGCGGTGGGCCGGGCACCTCGACCGCCACGCTCGCCATGTACATTCACCAGAACACCGTCTCCTTCCTCGATCTCGGTTACGGTTCGGCCCTCGCCGTGGTGATGTTCGTGCTCTCCATGTGTGTCACCGTCGTCTATCTCCGCATCATCCGGACCAAGGACTAA